A window of the Callospermophilus lateralis isolate mCalLat2 chromosome 7, mCalLat2.hap1, whole genome shotgun sequence genome harbors these coding sequences:
- the LOC143404043 gene encoding vomeronasal type-1 receptor 90-like, with protein sequence MKISNKLYDYIGIRNAFFSEVGLGISANSILLLFHIFTFLLQHRLKPTDLIIGLLALVHIGMMTILGYIATDVALSQDFWDDIKCKSVIYVHRFLRGFSICATCLLSVLQAITLSPRSSCLAKFKHKSPQQTLCVLVFLWAFYMSFSAHFSLSSNAIPNVTSNVIVFITEPCKIVQMSYFFRHLFSVLGVFRDVFLIGLMALSSGYMVALLCRHRRHIQHLHNTRLSSKASPVQRATWTILLLMSLFVFMYCLDNIFSSSRTTGNNDPVYYYIHMMVANGYATTSPMLLICTEKQIINFLKSLWVKIAHT encoded by the coding sequence ATGAAAATCTCCAACAAACTCTATGATTATATTGGCATAAGAAATGCATTTTTCTCCGAAGTTGGCCTTGGGATCTCAGCCAACTCCATCCTCCTTCTCTTCCACATCTTCACATTCCTCCTCCAGCACAGGCTCAAGCCCACTGACCTGATCATTGGTCTCTTGGCCCTAGTCCACATAGGGATGATGACAATTTTGGGGTACATAGCTACAGATGTTGCTCTTTCTCAGGATTTTTGGGATGACATCAAGTGTAAATCAGTCATCTACGTGCACAGGTTTCTGAGGGGCTTCTCCATTTGTGCCACCTGCCTGCTGAGTGTCCTCCAGGCCATCAcactcagccccagaagctcctgCTTGGCCAAGTTCAAACATAAATCCCCACAGCAGACCCTGTGTGTCCTTGTTTTCCTGTGGGCTTTCTACATGTCCTTCAGTGCTCACTTCTCCTTGTCCTCTAATGCCATTCCCAATGTGACCTCAAATGTCATTGTGTTTATTACTGAACCCTGCAAAATTGTTCAAATGAGTTACTTCTTCAGgcatttattttctgtattagGTGTATTCCGGGATGTCTTTCTCATAGGGTTAATGGCCCTCTCGAGTGGGTACATGGTGGCCCTCCTGTGCAGGCATAGGAGGCACATCCAGCACCTCCACAACACCAGGCTTTCTTCAAAGGCATCCCCCGTGCAGAGGGCCACCTGGACCATCCTGCTGCTCATGAGTTTATTTGTGTTCATGTACTGTTTGGACAACATCTTCTCCTCCTCAAGAACTACGGGGAACAATGACCCAGTTTATTATTATATCCATATGATGGTGGCCAATGGCTATGCCACAACCAGTCCTATGCTGCTGATCTGCACTGAAAAACAAATCATTAACTTTTTGAAATCTTTGTGGGTGAAGATAGCACATACTTAA